A portion of the Pseudopipra pipra isolate bDixPip1 chromosome 1, bDixPip1.hap1, whole genome shotgun sequence genome contains these proteins:
- the RRM2B gene encoding ribonucleoside-diphosphate reductase subunit M2 B — protein sequence MGECRGPAALREPAGPEQSSPPSAAENGSDLDEEPLLRKNHRRFVIFPIQYPDIWKMYKQAQASFWTAEEVDLSKDLPHWNKLKADEKYFISHVLAFFAASDGIVNENLVARFSQEVQIPEARCFYGFQILIENVHSEMYSLLIDTYIKDPKKRDFLFNAIETMPCIKKKADWALKWIEDRESTFGERVVAFAAVEGIFFSGSFAAIFWLKKRGLMPGLTFSNELISRDEGLHCDFACLMFHYLVNRPSEERVCEIIINAVEIEQEFLTEALPVGLIGMNCTLMKQYIEFVADRLLMELGFSKVFHAENPFDFMENISLEGKTNFFEKRVSEYQRFAVMAETMDNVFTLDADF from the exons ATGGGCGAGTGCCGAGGGCCGGCGGCGCTGCGGGAACCGGCGGGGCCGGAGCAG AGCTCCCCACCGAGTGCTGCTGAAAATGGCTCGGACCTTGATGAGGAGCCTCTTCTCAGGAAGAATCACCGCCGCTTTGTCATCTTCCCCATCCAGTACCCAGACATATGGAAGATGTATAAGCAGGCTCAGGCCTCCTTTTGGACAGCAGAAGAG gttGATTTGTCAAAGGACCTTCCTCACTGGAACAAGCTCAAAGCAGATGAAAAATACTTTATCTCTCATGTTCTGGCATTTTTTGCAGCCAGTGATGGAATTGTAAATGAAAACCTG GTGGCACGCTTTAGTCAGGAGGTGCAGATCCCAGAAGCTCGTTGTTTCTATGGCTTTCAGATTCTCATTGAGAATGTTCACTCAGAGATGTACAGCTTGCTCATAGACACCTACATCAAAGATCCCAAGAAAAG GGATTTCTTATTTAATGCTATTGAAACAATGCCCTGTATCAAGAAGAAAGCAGACTGGGCTCTGAAGTGGATTGAAGACCGAGAATCCACTTTTG GTGAGAGAGTGGTTGCCTTTGCTGCAGTGGAAGGTATCTTCTTCTCGGGTTCCTTTGCTGCTATATTTTGGCTGAAGAAGAGGGGCCTGATGCCTGGACTGACTTTCTCCAATGAACTTATTAGCAGAGATGAG GGTCTACACTGTGATTTTGCTTGTCTAATGTTCCATTATTTAGTGAACAGACCGTCAGAAGAGCGAGTCTGTGAGATCATCATTAATGCTGTTGAAATTGAGCAG GAGTTTCTGACAGAGGCATTACCTGTAGGTCTGATTGGAATGAATTGCACCTTGATGAAGCAATATATTGAATTTGTCGCAGACAGGTTACTAATGGAGCTCGGATTCTCAAAG gtCTTTCATGCAGAAAATCCTTTTGATTTCATGGAGAATATTTctctggaaggaaaaacaaatttctttGAGAAGCGCGTTTCGGAATATCAACGTTTTGCTGTTATGGCAGAAACAATGGACAATGTCTTCACTCTGGATGCAGATTTTTGA